A genomic window from Clostridium aceticum includes:
- a CDS encoding ABC transporter ATP-binding protein — MEILKVENISKVYGSKKSFKQYTALKNISFEVSEGEFIGVMGASGSGKTTLLNILGSIDKPTSGRYMMNGKDIATLKKNELAAHRINHIGFIFQDYNLLETMTLKENILLPLALKGCKADIMEEKLFRFAKDLGIIEELDKYPYEVSGGQQQRAAACRALITNPKMILADEPTGNLDSKSGKDLLTLLSFINQEYKATILMVTHDVFAASYCQKILFIRDGEIYNELYAGDSKKKFFDAIIEVMSVLGGEGK; from the coding sequence ATGGAAATATTAAAAGTAGAAAACATTAGTAAAGTATACGGAAGCAAAAAAAGTTTTAAGCAATACACTGCACTTAAAAATATTAGCTTTGAAGTAAGTGAAGGGGAATTTATAGGGGTGATGGGAGCATCTGGATCGGGAAAAACCACCCTTCTAAATATTTTAGGAAGTATTGATAAACCCACAAGTGGTAGATACATGATGAATGGAAAGGATATTGCAACCCTAAAGAAAAATGAGTTGGCTGCCCATAGAATCAATCATATAGGTTTTATTTTTCAGGACTATAACCTTTTGGAAACCATGACGTTGAAGGAAAATATTTTATTACCCTTGGCTTTGAAGGGGTGCAAGGCAGATATCATGGAAGAGAAACTTTTTCGCTTCGCTAAGGACTTAGGAATTATAGAAGAGCTTGATAAGTATCCCTATGAGGTTTCTGGAGGTCAACAACAGCGGGCTGCTGCATGTCGTGCTTTAATTACCAATCCTAAGATGATACTTGCTGATGAACCTACCGGCAATCTTGATTCTAAATCAGGCAAAGATCTGCTGACTCTTTTAAGCTTTATCAACCAAGAGTACAAAGCAACTATTTTAATGGTGACCCATGATGTATTTGCCGCCAGTTATTGCCAAAAGATTTTATTTATTCGTGATGGGGAAATCTACAATGAATTGTATGCAGGAGATAGCAAAAAGAAATTTTTTGATGCCATCATAGAAGTAATGAGTGTTCTTGGGGGGGAGGGAAAATGA
- a CDS encoding response regulator transcription factor, with protein MYKILIIEDDHTISSIIEKELEKWGYKTSRIEEFHDILGDYASFEPHLILMDINLPYYDGFYWCGRIRQLSNVPIIFISSRDTDGDKIRAISQGGDDYIEKPFSIDLLIAKVQAILRRSYSYSDQTLNILQHKDMLLDVEHLKVFYREEEAALTRNEGRILTMLIRNHDKVVSRTRLMKALWDDESFVDDNTLTVNINRLRRKLQAIGLEGYVKTIKGEGYRLI; from the coding sequence ATGTATAAAATATTGATTATTGAGGATGATCATACCATATCGTCTATTATTGAAAAAGAGTTAGAAAAATGGGGATATAAGACCTCCAGAATTGAGGAATTTCATGATATACTTGGGGACTATGCCTCTTTTGAGCCCCACCTTATACTTATGGATATCAACTTACCCTATTATGATGGATTTTATTGGTGCGGAAGAATTAGGCAGTTATCTAATGTCCCTATTATTTTTATTTCCTCTAGGGATACAGACGGTGATAAGATACGGGCGATTTCACAAGGAGGAGATGATTATATTGAAAAGCCTTTTTCTATAGATTTACTGATTGCTAAGGTACAGGCTATATTACGGAGAAGCTATTCTTATAGCGATCAAACGCTAAATATATTACAGCACAAGGATATGTTGCTGGATGTAGAACACTTAAAAGTATTTTATAGGGAAGAAGAAGCAGCTCTTACCCGAAATGAGGGAAGGATATTGACAATGTTGATTAGGAATCATGATAAAGTTGTAAGTCGTACCCGTTTGATGAAGGCATTGTGGGATGATGAGAGTTTTGTAGATGATAATACCTTGACAGTAAATATAAATCGCTTACGCAGAAAATTACAAGCCATTGGTTTAGAGGGATATGTGAAAACCATTAAAGGAGAAGGGTATAGATTAATATGA
- a CDS encoding sensor histidine kinase, with the protein MKFTEYLKERWIVYGFIIIAFVFAAVIYRLDTNFNITASNANYILVAWLLMFICFIGIDYSIFNHRVENFKKYCQLNASSEDMEDFSYPLDREYAELVYSIATQYEKYKLDIHNKASEELEFITRWLHDVKVPISAARLILENHESDIPGDFYKGMYKEIFAIEESVQRIFYEIKSNSLHDDYKIAKVSTQRLIAQALKGYSNFFSYKKIKIFFIGENYDVLTDEKWSGYVLSQIISNAVKHTPIEGKITITTERKGDETIISIKNTGQGILQKDIGQIFRKGYTSSEERSGMKATGYGLYLSKKLSNMLGHRLLVESQYGKYAAFHLVFIEKETLHHVTKM; encoded by the coding sequence ATGAAATTTACTGAGTATTTAAAGGAGCGGTGGATTGTCTATGGTTTTATCATCATTGCTTTTGTTTTTGCTGCTGTAATTTATAGATTGGACACAAACTTTAATATAACAGCATCCAATGCCAACTATATTTTAGTAGCCTGGCTATTGATGTTTATATGTTTTATAGGGATTGACTACAGCATATTTAATCATCGTGTAGAAAATTTTAAGAAATATTGTCAGTTAAATGCTTCTTCAGAGGATATGGAGGATTTCAGTTATCCTCTAGATAGGGAATATGCTGAATTGGTATATAGTATAGCCACCCAATATGAAAAGTATAAATTGGATATACATAACAAGGCATCAGAGGAATTAGAGTTTATTACAAGATGGCTTCATGATGTTAAGGTGCCTATTTCTGCTGCAAGACTTATACTGGAAAACCATGAAAGTGATATTCCAGGTGATTTTTATAAAGGTATGTACAAAGAAATATTTGCAATAGAGGAGTCAGTACAAAGAATTTTTTATGAAATAAAGTCAAATAGTCTCCATGATGATTATAAAATAGCAAAAGTAAGTACCCAAAGGTTAATTGCTCAGGCATTGAAGGGATATTCTAACTTCTTTAGTTATAAGAAGATTAAGATTTTCTTTATAGGTGAAAATTATGATGTTCTGACGGATGAAAAGTGGAGTGGCTATGTGTTATCCCAAATCATATCCAATGCTGTAAAGCATACACCGATTGAAGGGAAAATAACCATCACAACTGAAAGAAAGGGAGATGAAACCATCATATCCATAAAAAATACTGGACAAGGAATCCTTCAAAAGGATATAGGACAGATATTTCGTAAGGGATACACCTCTTCTGAAGAGAGAAGTGGTATGAAGGCCACCGGCTATGGGCTATATCTTTCAAAAAAACTGAGCAATATGCTAGGACATAGACTCTTAGTAGAATCTCAATATGGTAAGTATGCTGCTTTTCATTTAGTTTTTATAGAAAAGGAAACATTGCATCATGTGACAAAAATGTAA